A single window of Phoenix dactylifera cultivar Barhee BC4 unplaced genomic scaffold, palm_55x_up_171113_PBpolish2nd_filt_p 001054F, whole genome shotgun sequence DNA harbors:
- the LOC120107871 gene encoding uncharacterized protein LOC120107871 produces MVRTLALCWDAIAHANKKLQPKASCSLLVADTHQGDSPRLLFIYKRWIQCIFTIQGDGSGSYILKNSCISGNRQEGTRIAKYSIALQHLALEEPFLSLQQRALAQLSQMARRTTQRTHGLR; encoded by the exons ATGGTTCGCACTCTGGCTCTATGCTGGGATGCTATAGCACACGCAAA CAAAAAATTGCAACCCAAGGCATCTTGCAGTCTTCTGGTTGCTGATACACACCAAGGAGACAGTCCAAGACTGTTATTCATTTACAAGAGATGGATTCAGTGCATCTTCACAATTCAAG GTGATGGCTCGGGTTCGTATATTTTGAAGAATAGTTGTATTTCAGGCAACAGGCAAGAGGGCACGAGAATTGCCAAATATTCCATAGCGCTTCAGCATCTGGCATTGGAAGAG ccatttctctctcttcaacAAAGAGCACTCGCTCAACTATCGCAGATGGCAAGAAGAACTACTCAGCGAACCCACGGATTACGATGA